acgtgcactcggaATGCATGGCATCGAGGCTTACACCCTCGTGCTTTAGTGCAATATATACCATACAcccctcatgcccatgttttATAACTATAACGTATACACTTGGTCAGTGCTCTTTACCAGGTCACAGATACCATATACATTCTAATTACCGCaccacaaaaaaataattcaaTTTTACACTTGGTGCTCATTTAGTAATTCCGAGGTTGGTGCTTCAATTAGAGCGGTGCATAGCAAAAGAGCGAGTTTGGACAATTTCTAAAAATGGGTGTGGTAGTTTAGTAGAGAAGCGACGATCTGTAGGTACAgctttaattatatatatacatgtatggctACTGCTATCAGCGTTACCAGGTTCTTGCATCATCCCCAGTTGTTTATATTCATTGTATGTATGACTGCATGCAATCCATATATCTTGGTATATTATTGTTGCCTCCTCTATTTACCTCATGGTCATTTTAATTAGTAAGAGACTggaacattgtgtgtgtgttgatcgTTTTGTATTTGTTAGGTAGATGTATTTACCTTATGTTTAATTTTTGTGACGTAATGCGAGCTAAGGCTGAATTGCAGAGAGTTTTGTGAGAAACCTCGTGTAGAACTGGACTCGGTGTGTCTGTattttgtgtgttgtgtcGATGATTCAAAGCTCAAGCTACGGTAACCTTGAATAGCTAGTCCTAACTAGAGTGTTGGATCCAGTCGGTGACACTATAAGCACCAGAAAAAATTCAATTTTACACTTGGTGCTCAATTGGAACAGTATATTTCGAGATTGGTGCTAGTATTAGAGCGGTGCGGTAATTAGAAGGTATACGGTAGGGTACTGTGGTACAGTTACCAATCATCACCACAGTACAAAACATCCAGGTGATACACTGTGTATTAAAGTAGACGTATTGATACTTTGTGTACTGACCTTTATGGACGCAATGTGTAGTGGCGTTTCCCCTCTTATGTTCCGACGCATTGTTTTGGCTTGCTGTGAAGTGAGCCGGGCTGGGgaggctgcatgtacatgtacctcttgATATTATATGGCAatcaataccgtatagcgagtaattatCATGGgataaaaaattcgttcaactcgaacaGAGAgggtaaaaatttcgtttgactttattgcctgcactgcattgcatgcgttcaggtaagccacgcctacgattTCGGTCAGcttacccacgaaaataacaaaaattacccgctatacggtactataaCTAACATCTGGAAGTACAAAATTGATAGAGAGTACATTTGTAGCTGAGCACAGTACACAGTAAGACACAATATATTATACTGTGTGTGAGGACTTTCGTCCATTGTAtgtataacccgtggccgcctaTGCACCTCGAGTTACTGAGTGGAGAAGATTCAAATGATAGGCTGTCCGATTGTAAATTGCGAGTTTTCGCCTAGAACGCAAACAAACACACGCAAAGAgtgaacatacatgtaaacgCATGCAATTCGCGATAGTTAGAAACGCAATAGCAGGGATATACCCACACTGGTTGATGGTGGTTTGGTTCTATATAACCACCACCGGCCTAAACAAAAATAAGCACCTAGCTTACTACAAAAATTTGTGGGTGTTGCTTTGAGATGAGGATCGAAAAAACAGTTGCAATAGGGGTTGTACGGTGACATAGTGTAATTCACAAATGATTAACTACGCATTCAAAACCTGATACAAGGTACCGTAGAGCGCTTTATTTTCGAGAGGCTACATTTTCTTTGAAATGAATAAATGACCATACCCCTGCAGTGGAGAGGTCTTTGGATTTTAGCTCCTCGAAAATAAGGCGCTATACCGTATAACATTGAGGGCCACCTGACAATTCCTACTTTTGTTCTCTTTCTTGCTCTCATCTAAATAGTGTGATAACTGCTTGGAGTTACTTTTTGTGACAGCGTTACTCCCATAGCCAGCTTGTTGTAGTCGGTGCAGCTTGGCAGATTTGTCTAGCTTTGAATAGTTTCTCGTCTTTGTGACCATTGGGGAGAACGGAAATTCACCATTTGATGATATAGAATCAGCAACTTCATCAAGGACAAATGAGGGTCGCTTTCGAGGTCGGGATGGTTTATCATATGATCTGAAGACACTGTGCCTACGTTTATGGACAATAGTATCTATATTGCTTCTGGTAGAGTCAATAGTTGTGGTTAATGAATCACATGATTTTTGAACGGACAGTAAAGGAGATTGTATCGAGGGACAGTGAGAAAAATTTGAATCGAGGAATGGTCTTTCGGTTCGCTCAAGGTTGGTAACAGgacatggtacatgtacatgtgtgtggtaGCCTATTGCTCGCTTTCGAAAAAGGCGAGGTTTCTTGAAGACTCCATCATCATAATTCCTTCTTTCATTGTTAATGCTGGCTATAGAAGTGTTGGAAATGGTCGCTGGCTCACTGGTCATTTTGGCACTGCCGTACGTACTCGGTTTAGAGAAGTTACAAGATTGTGACAGTAGATCTCTGATATCGGATACAAGCTTAATCAGGTTTTCTATTTGCCTGTTGGTTTTGAGGTCTCTGATCCAGACAGGAAGACCGCACACAGGACAGTTCATGGTCTCTTGCATGGCATGGCTGATACATAACCTAGGAAATGGAATTGAAAAGTAAAAGCAAACGggataattattaatatacaGTAGTTTCGAACAGCAATtgttcatgtacatgtgtatataattatactcagaaCTCTACGAATTGTTTAGAAAAAATACCTGCAGAAGTGATGATCACAGCCTCCTAGGGTGTGTGGATCATCCATTACCTTGTCACTGCAAAAGAATCACACAATCTTCAAAtaaaacatgtacataataatatatatagtacatgtatgtacatgtacatgtatgcatgtcgCCACAGGGTACTGAATGCCAATGGTAATGGTCTCTTGACGTCACCTTCGCTATCAAAACAGCACCCAACCATAACTCTAGCCTCCTGCGCAGGCTCTACCTTTGTCACAGGGTGAGGTGattaagataaaatacgggagGAAATTGAAGAACAAATAACTGGCCCACTCTAACTACCTCATGGCTGGACTTTAATTTCTACTGTCTACATGTAGCAATTTGGGACTAGTCCAATCACAGTGACGTCCTCGTGCAGAATCAACCTTAAATAGGCGAGCGTGCCTCACCAAGTCGCGTTATAATGAACGTGGGCATTCAGATCAATACAAATCAAGCCACAGCATGCCTACATATTCACTTATCATGAGTGTGCATTGTCCAGATCGactggcataattatacagctccGGATGTGGGTGTACCAAGGTTAAGGGTGACGAGAGATAGCTGTAATTGTTAAAGATGATAGGGCGTTtccacatccggtgccgtacACACTACCGGAGTTTGTGTAAAATACAGCACCAGAAAGTTTTTAATTTGTGCTATAAAACATAAATATTTATTATggagtggcgctgtaattacatcactACGGTATGTAACTTTGCTACCTAGACCCCCAGGCCTACAAGCTTATTAATAATAGTACCCCAGAGAAGCTCCCACTGAACTCAACACTTTTCATGTAACACGAGACTGCCCTAAGGCATCACATGGCATAGTAATGACGTGGCAGCCCTAAGGCCCACGCCACAATAACAATAACTCATAAATGGTTACAGGTATACAGGtataggccactccaagtaatactctggtttctggtcctgaagtttctctaattgcatgcgggcgggcggcttttgtCGTGCTagtttcaccttatgaatatcattaaacaCACCAACACGgtagtatatattatacagtcTCGCAAGTCCAGCCCCTTCACTCATTCAGGGTCTGacaacagtgtgcatgtggagttgTCCCCTGCGCAAGGATCTTGGCGctgccaatcagattgtagatTTGTTAAATATCATCATCAACCCACTCATAATATcataaaaccacacccacatgatATCATAGATTAGCATGCTGATAGGCTGAGCAACTAAGCTGTCACGCCCAAGTATAGAGTGAGCGCTGAAGAGTAAATACTAAATTAAATTCCACTGAGAcaactccacatgcacactgttacCAGACCCTGTCAAAGTGAAGGGGCTGGACTTGCGAgactagtatatatatagtagaaATAATAGACATTCAAGAATAAATCTGACGCTGGTGGACCAAAAAtaagagtgtcacttggagtggcctaatacAATTTATGGTATAATCATGATTCTCTGATTGTCAAAGGCGGACAGCCACCCAAGGCAAGGATAAGACGTCTGGCCGAATAtttgggggggggtgggggcaCAAAcacttaaataattatactcaccatACGAAACATGTCAGAAGATGCTCAAGCTTGACTACAGCTTTCTGACATTGCATCCAACATCCACCATTGACCAGTTGTGCCATATTGCGTTTTATAAGTGTAGCAGGATCCCCTCATAGACTAGATCTCTACTAGtattatactatactatactgcactagtacTGTACTTCAGTAGATATATCTATGAGTCAGAGTCTGTCTATGAGTTtgagcatagatagtagaggttTGAGTAGCGCCAAAATTGTTTGAGCAGGTCAatttagttgggcgtggctcgaccattcataattatgtgaactcagaggagggaggacacgattaaccttagctctaattagctaataaAATATTATctgaccttttaattacattctttgaacgattcatcttttctttctttataacctctacatattggacacAAGAGCTAGAGCCTTTTCTCCAACTGGAGGTACCCctatggccaagttgtcaggacCTAAAGGTAATAGGACCTATAAGAAGCACCTCAAGTGCTCCTATCTCTAaaatccctgtgagaagcatcccaggcactctgattttgtctctgtgagaagcactcttgatcctggagacaggatccctatgaggagcaccccaggcactcctgtctccaagatccctgtgagaagcaccccaggcactcctgtctctgtgataaagctgcaacatggaattgtttagttcagagtgtctccaacatgaagaaAATCAATGAGACTGTTagtctcagcttctagcacccctttatttgtatggtttgctctgtgcctgcaagaattgcctgtCACTCATACTACAGTAGAGTACAagggggtattatgagacctcTAAATGTGTCTGACCCCCCTGTTTTGCAGTAATCTTGAGGGAGCTAAATAGCCTGTTCACTAACTATTATGGTCAATATGCTTTGCATGTAAGCAAAAAAATTAGTGACAGtgctttgtttgcagctaatgctagcattttagtgttcaaagtggtttaggtattatgagacagggggggTATTTACGAGACACCattgcaattaattaattttaacgcTAATTGGCTGTTCTAACATATCTGGAACTTTTTGATATTAAAATATAGTGATTATTTTGCCTATAAAAACAGTTACTCCTGTTTTAACTGATACCTAGTGAATTTTACTACAAACATTTGGCACCCACTTAAATTTGGTCaattaaaaatgttttttCCAATTAAATTCTGTACTTAAACAAACTATTGTGGTATCTCTGTCAACACAAGCATACAACTCCAAATTTCTTTTGGAAAAAATACTAGAGTGGTAGTGCTATTAACTGCAGACAGAATAGCTGAAGCACTCCCGTTTTAAACAGCTGTCTCATAATTGGTTCCATCTCATAAtaccctcttctactctactGTTCTGTGTGccccaatatgtagaggttataaagaaagaaaagatgaatcgttcaaagaatgtaattaaaggtcgcgataattagctaattagagctaaggttaattgtgtcctccctcctctgatgTGAACTTTGTGACAAATACGtatttaatcggccttgaatcgaggctagaacgCTTGTATCTCGGCCCGCCCCtgagctgcatgcaaaatacaTAAACTAGGCTTAATTAGTACTTTATAGTTGAATTACTGTGACCTTAGATCTATTAAACTGCACTGCTGAAAACACGTACATATACTACAAGGATGGGAAAAGTAAGCCTATTCACTCTGGATGGCTGTCCTGTGTGCAAGAAAGCAATTGATCTCTTTTCTGCCAAAAATGTCGATGTTGAAATTGTATCTCTAACAAAATCTCCTGAGTGGAAACAAGTACTCTTTCTTATGACTGGAGGTAAGATTATTGTGCTTACCAACCATGCACCCTGGCCCATACATTACGATTCTTAGTGTGCAGGATCAAACAATCTAATTTGTTT
The Halichondria panicea chromosome 14, odHalPani1.1, whole genome shotgun sequence DNA segment above includes these coding regions:
- the LOC135347769 gene encoding BRCA1-associated RING domain protein 1-like isoform X3; translation: MAQLVNGGCWMQCQKAVVKLEHLLTCFVCDKVMDDPHTLGGCDHHFCRLCISHAMQETMNCPVCGLPVWIRDLKTNRQIENLIKLVSDIRDLLSQSCNFSKPSTYGSAKMTSEPATISNTSIASINNERRNYDDGVFKKPRLFRKRAIGYHTHVHVPCPVTNLERTERPFLDSNFSHCPSIQSPLLSVQKSCDSLTTTIDSTRSNIDTIVHKRRHSVFRSYDKPSRPRKRPSFVLDEVADSISSNGEFPFSPMVTKTRNYSKLDKSAKLHRLQQAGYGSNAVTKSNSKQLSHYLDESKKENKTSPARLTSQQAKTMRRNIRGETPLHIASIKGDADEVISLLKQGADPNVKDNAGWTSLHEACNHGHTAVVTVLLNNNALINVPGFDNDTPLHDAVANGHVDIARLLLRRGAILNIKNRQGLIALDFACSDEMKKVFSQHSASSSVQISPNAIVSPHTSPEQSGGSNQVVILCTGLKLYQKNRVEELASLLGVRVVNSFSTNGVTDSLEAKSWTNEINYEIKGVTVGDSNLVSDAPKKGRENAIMKLPGLFDGCEIFLSGLFAPPQASKDELGKLIKLADGQLLAREPIYLPHTTHPYHMKQGSKSKPCSTFVVCDPFCEQRDKYVVSSRRTNVKIVPASWLLDCLSCFEIIPCQQ